Proteins encoded in a region of the Melissococcus plutonius ATCC 35311 genome:
- a CDS encoding glycoside hydrolase family 1 protein, with product MSIISKVPTDFPENFLWGASTSAFQVEGAAFEDGKGISVADLRAKKSKFLDTSVTVDHYHHLEEDIRLMKELGLKSYRFSISWTRIYPNGNDLKPNEKGLAFYHKLINLLVENQIEPIVTIFHFDLPQQLVEQYGSFADRRCVDDYVCYAKLLFEEFGSQVNYWLTINEHSLLVNVPSMIGLHSDNMKELRQLAENANYYMFLAQAKVFNLCHAMLPKAMIGPAVSYMTNLPYRHKSTDALLGKSLEDVVSFLTMDVAVRGEFPSYYLRKLQEEGLKLPYLPEDEAVFATGRADFLGLNWYCTSIFRENEQASSKMLKGVIDHIERYEDPDLQHTDWGFSYDPVGLRYALQRVHDRFPNLPLMITECGWSERENLEKGQVHDTTRVNFLRDHIAQLREAIRDGVNVLSFNPWSFIDLLSVGDGMDKRYGLIYVDRDNHSAKDLKRYKKDSFYFYQKTIQQNAKNIQ from the coding sequence ATGAGTATAATTTCAAAAGTACCAACAGATTTTCCAGAAAATTTTTTATGGGGAGCCAGTACTTCTGCTTTTCAAGTAGAAGGAGCAGCTTTTGAAGATGGTAAAGGAATTTCAGTTGCTGATTTACGAGCAAAGAAAAGTAAATTTTTAGATACTTCTGTGACTGTTGATCATTATCATCATCTCGAGGAAGATATTCGGTTGATGAAAGAATTGGGTTTAAAATCTTATCGTTTTTCTATTAGCTGGACACGAATTTATCCAAACGGCAATGATTTAAAACCTAATGAAAAAGGATTGGCTTTTTATCATAAACTTATTAATTTGTTAGTAGAAAATCAAATTGAACCAATTGTGACGATTTTTCATTTTGATTTACCTCAACAATTAGTTGAACAATATGGTAGTTTTGCAGATCGAAGATGTGTCGATGATTATGTTTGTTATGCTAAACTATTATTTGAAGAATTTGGAAGTCAGGTAAACTATTGGTTAACGATTAATGAACATTCACTTTTGGTAAATGTTCCCAGTATGATTGGCTTACATAGTGATAATATGAAAGAATTAAGACAATTGGCAGAAAATGCAAATTATTATATGTTTTTAGCACAAGCTAAAGTCTTCAATTTATGTCATGCTATGTTGCCAAAAGCAATGATTGGACCGGCTGTCTCTTATATGACAAATTTACCTTATCGGCATAAATCAACAGATGCCTTGCTAGGCAAATCGTTAGAAGATGTAGTTAGTTTCTTAACGATGGATGTAGCGGTTCGAGGAGAATTTCCTTCTTATTATTTAAGAAAATTACAAGAAGAGGGACTAAAACTTCCCTATTTGCCAGAAGATGAAGCTGTATTTGCAACTGGACGTGCCGACTTTTTAGGATTGAATTGGTATTGTACAAGTATTTTTAGAGAAAATGAACAAGCATCATCAAAAATGTTAAAGGGCGTTATTGATCATATTGAGCGTTATGAAGATCCGGATTTACAGCACACAGATTGGGGATTTTCTTATGACCCGGTTGGATTAAGATATGCTTTACAGCGAGTACATGATCGCTTTCCAAATTTACCATTAATGATAACAGAATGTGGTTGGTCAGAAAGAGAGAATTTGGAAAAAGGTCAGGTACATGATACCACTCGGGTAAATTTTTTAAGAGATCATATTGCACAACTAAGAGAAGCCATTCGTGATGGTGTAAATGTTCTTTCTTTTAATCCATGGTCCTTTATTGATTTATTAAGTGTAGGAGATGGGATGGATAAACGTTATGGACTTATTTATGTCGATCGTGATAATCACTCAGCAAAAGACTTGAAGCGTTATAAAAAAGATAGCTTTTATTTCTATCAGAAAACGATTCAACAAAACGCAAAAAATATTCAGTAA
- a CDS encoding MarR family winged helix-turn-helix transcriptional regulator, translating to MLQNTILNKLIKITQQPILIFFYQLYEKTDNSFEALKLIAREKIVTAGRISEYLDIKPSSVTQILKKLESIDAVKKVKSEEDARVTFIKITQTGEELIKNSNFSSTILEMIFKEFSEADLEQLDNYLTRIYDNLHTDELDIQLMKIFSNERRWQQFSELSTYFYRAREQMMRQDRLEKFRGFKKH from the coding sequence ATGTTACAAAACACAATTTTAAATAAATTAATTAAAATTACTCAGCAACCAATTTTAATTTTTTTCTATCAACTTTATGAGAAAACAGATAACTCGTTTGAAGCATTAAAATTAATAGCCAGAGAAAAAATAGTAACTGCTGGTAGAATTTCTGAGTACTTAGATATTAAGCCATCAAGTGTTACACAAATTCTTAAAAAGTTGGAAAGTATAGATGCTGTAAAAAAAGTTAAATCCGAAGAAGATGCACGTGTGACATTTATTAAGATAACACAAACAGGTGAGGAGTTAATCAAAAATAGTAATTTTTCATCTACTATTTTAGAAATGATATTTAAAGAATTTTCAGAAGCTGATTTAGAGCAATTAGATAATTATTTAACAAGAATCTATGATAATTTACATACTGATGAATTGGATATTCAACTAATGAAAATATTTTCCAATGAAAGAAGATGGCAACAATTTAGTGAATTGTCTACTTATTTTTATAGAGCAAGGGAACAAATGATGAGGCAGGATAGATTGGAAAAATTTCGAGGTTTTAAAAAACATTGA
- a CDS encoding lectin-like domain-containing protein: MRKILKLVTIISLVISSFPVGLLTDANETNAETAETVQTTTKTDGISEAEQSAKMDGTSETAQITKTDGTSETTQSVETAEIPKKVNRENFLDYFQLGGVSTYDKGTGIVTLTPNKSHQVGNVTLKQRFHSHTSFDLKGAIYLGDKLDSEGGADGIGFAIHPNAIGSVGYSGANLGIGGLPNAVGFKLDTFYNGKQTPDPNASDDVHKLGWDADPIRGQNNPFGAIVHTNAKGYVTTETKDVKLLDKKQVLNKAIKREETDGGYDALLAKGENEKGFVPIDFDYDSNSHILTVTFGVQKWQTKIDSAESLATSVSGSTGLFRNLQSLGLTQLVM, translated from the coding sequence ATGCGAAAAATTTTAAAATTAGTTACTATTATTTCTTTGGTAATATCTAGCTTTCCTGTAGGGTTATTGACTGATGCTAATGAAACGAATGCTGAAACAGCTGAAACGGTACAAACAACCACCAAAACAGATGGAATATCTGAAGCCGAACAATCAGCTAAAATGGATGGAACGTCTGAAACAGCACAGATAACTAAAACAGATGGAACTTCTGAGACAACACAATCAGTCGAAACAGCTGAAATACCAAAAAAAGTTAATAGAGAAAATTTCTTGGATTATTTTCAACTAGGTGGTGTTTCTACATATGATAAGGGAACAGGCATTGTTACACTAACACCAAATAAAAGTCATCAAGTTGGGAATGTTACACTTAAACAACGGTTTCATTCACATACATCATTCGATTTAAAGGGTGCCATTTACCTAGGAGATAAATTAGATTCTGAAGGAGGGGCTGATGGTATTGGCTTTGCTATTCATCCCAATGCAATTGGTTCTGTAGGCTATTCGGGAGCCAATCTGGGAATTGGTGGATTGCCTAATGCTGTTGGTTTTAAATTAGACACTTTTTATAATGGCAAGCAAACTCCTGATCCTAATGCATCAGATGATGTTCATAAATTAGGCTGGGATGCAGATCCTATTCGGGGACAGAATAACCCATTCGGTGCTATTGTTCATACTAATGCTAAGGGTTATGTCACTACAGAAACAAAAGATGTAAAACTTCTAGATAAAAAACAAGTGCTGAATAAAGCTATTAAAAGAGAAGAAACTGATGGCGGATACGATGCATTGCTAGCTAAAGGAGAGAACGAGAAAGGTTTTGTTCCTATAGACTTTGACTATGATAGCAACTCGCATATCCTAACCGTAACATTTGGCGTACAAAAATGGCAAACAAAGATTGATAGTGCAGAATCTTTAGCAACATCTGTTAGTGGATCTACTGGGTTATTTAGGAATCTTCAGAGTTTAGGTTTGACTCAGCTAGTTATGTAA
- a CDS encoding Cna B-type domain-containing protein produces MLVNLLQNGKFFQSYSLKSSENWEHTFDNLVAEGLHGNKFTYSIEEASVPSGYTSSKEGNTIINTHPIKTTTVSGIKIWDDDNNHDGTRPDKITIHLMANGKEVNKKEVTAKDNWKYSFTDLPENEAGKAIKYTVKEDQVPGYETSYEGNNVVNKHPSAKTEVSGAKIWEDNNDQDGTRPTKITVHLMANDKEVDHKEVTGENGWKYSFTDLPKNEAGKAIKYTVKEDQVPGYETSYEGNNVVNKHPSAKTEVSGAKSWEDNNDQDGTRPDKITVHLMANDKEVDHKDVTAKDSWKYSFTDSDNN; encoded by the coding sequence GTGTTGGTTAATCTTCTACAGAATGGTAAATTTTTCCAATCTTATTCTTTAAAGAGCTCAGAAAATTGGGAACATACATTTGATAATTTGGTAGCAGAAGGTTTACATGGAAATAAGTTTACTTATTCTATCGAGGAAGCTTCAGTTCCAAGTGGATATACTTCTTCAAAGGAAGGCAACACGATTATTAATACACACCCAATAAAAACTACTACAGTCTCTGGCATTAAAATCTGGGATGATGATAATAACCATGATGGTACACGTCCAGATAAGATCACCATTCATTTAATGGCGAATGGCAAGGAAGTAAATAAAAAAGAAGTCACAGCTAAAGACAATTGGAAGTACAGTTTTACCGACTTACCAGAAAATGAAGCCGGCAAAGCGATTAAGTACACAGTAAAAGAAGACCAAGTGCCGGGCTACGAAACCAGTTATGAAGGAAACAACGTTGTTAACAAACATCCTTCAGCAAAAACTGAGGTATCGGGTGCAAAAATTTGGGAAGATAACAATGACCAAGATGGCACACGTCCAACCAAGATTACGGTTCATCTGATGGCCAATGACAAAGAAGTGGACCATAAAGAAGTTACCGGAGAAAATGGCTGGAAGTACAGCTTTACTGACTTACCAAAAAATGAAGCCGGCAAAGCGATTAAGTACACAGTAAAAGAAGACCAAGTGCCGGGCTACGAAACCAGTTATGAAGGGAACAATGTTGTTAACAAACATCCTTCAGCAAAAACTGAAGTATCGGGTGCAAAAAGCTGGGAAGATAACAATGACCAAGATGGCACACGACCAGATAAAATTACGGTTCATTTGATGGCGAATGACAAAGAAGTGGATCATAAAGACGTCACAGCCAAAGACAGTTGGAAGTATAGTTTTACCGACTCAGACAACAATTAA
- a CDS encoding ABC transporter ATP-binding protein — translation MVIEKGINTKTKKEKPKFSLQQFIYLIKITKPKYPLLILGTVLLIISASVQIYVPKLTSSLVNNFSKGIDYSLLIKVVILFVISAIMSAIGGTVLGIFGEDVIQSLRTKLWDKLTILKVAYFDKMKAGEMSSRLVNDSSQIKQLLATTIPQTFSSLILVIGSVYMMIRMDWQICLAMLIAVPVFLAVMFPMMIFGMKIGRIRQDTLAQFNGITNETLNEIRLVKTSNAEKQARKEVQFQIKKLFKVGKKEASFNAVMQPFMMMLFMSMVFGLLALGMHRVATGTMKIGILMSFLMYLFNLIGALPNIAMLFSELAKAAGATKHIQTLLYEETENLNDGKLLDLTGKTIEFTNVDFSYDTEKKILENVSFEAKPNQIIAFAGPSGGGKSTIFSLLERFYEPQSGTIQVGGEAIEQLNLKNYRSQIGFVSQDSAIMAGTIRENLIYGLEEQYTDEELWHVLELAYARKFVEAMPNGLLTEVGERGIKISGGQKQRIAIARAFLRDPKVLMLDEATASLDSESEMMIQKALNKLMEGRTTLVIAHRLATIVDSDRIYFIEKGRITGQGTHQELVENHAVYARYVNEQFRLEE, via the coding sequence ATGGTAATAGAAAAAGGAATAAATACAAAGACGAAAAAAGAAAAACCAAAATTCTCTTTACAGCAATTTATCTATTTAATAAAAATAACTAAACCTAAATATCCTTTATTAATTTTAGGGACTGTCCTTTTAATTATATCTGCAAGTGTCCAAATTTATGTACCAAAACTTACTTCATCATTAGTAAATAATTTTTCAAAGGGAATTGATTACTCATTATTGATAAAGGTTGTTATTTTATTTGTTATATCAGCAATTATGTCAGCGATTGGTGGCACGGTTCTAGGTATATTTGGTGAAGATGTTATTCAAAGTTTAAGAACAAAACTATGGGATAAACTGACCATTTTAAAGGTCGCTTATTTTGATAAAATGAAAGCGGGAGAAATGTCTAGTCGCTTGGTAAATGATTCTTCTCAGATCAAACAATTATTAGCTACAACCATTCCTCAGACCTTTTCAAGTCTTATTTTAGTTATTGGTTCAGTTTATATGATGATTCGAATGGATTGGCAGATATGTCTAGCTATGTTGATAGCTGTGCCAGTCTTTCTAGCGGTAATGTTTCCAATGATGATATTTGGTATGAAGATCGGTCGCATAAGACAAGATACCTTGGCACAATTTAATGGGATTACCAATGAAACCTTAAATGAAATTCGTCTTGTAAAAACGTCAAATGCAGAAAAGCAAGCACGTAAAGAAGTGCAATTTCAAATTAAAAAATTGTTTAAAGTAGGGAAAAAGGAAGCTAGCTTTAATGCAGTGATGCAACCCTTTATGATGATGCTTTTTATGAGTATGGTCTTTGGCTTACTTGCCTTGGGCATGCACAGAGTTGCAACTGGTACTATGAAAATAGGTATATTGATGAGTTTTTTAATGTATTTATTTAATTTGATTGGTGCATTACCTAATATTGCAATGTTGTTTTCTGAGTTGGCAAAAGCAGCTGGAGCTACAAAACACATTCAAACATTATTATATGAAGAAACTGAGAATTTAAATGATGGAAAATTGCTTGATTTAACAGGAAAAACCATTGAATTTACAAATGTTGATTTTTCCTATGATACAGAGAAAAAAATTCTGGAAAATGTTTCCTTTGAAGCAAAGCCAAATCAGATTATTGCCTTTGCTGGACCTTCCGGTGGTGGTAAATCAACGATTTTTAGTTTATTGGAACGTTTTTATGAACCTCAGAGTGGAACTATTCAAGTAGGTGGAGAAGCAATTGAACAATTAAATTTAAAAAATTATCGAAGTCAGATTGGATTTGTCTCACAAGACAGTGCTATCATGGCAGGAACCATTCGTGAAAACTTAATTTATGGTTTAGAAGAGCAATATACTGATGAAGAATTATGGCATGTTTTAGAATTAGCTTATGCTCGAAAATTTGTTGAGGCTATGCCTAATGGATTATTAACAGAGGTAGGTGAACGCGGAATTAAAATTTCCGGTGGCCAAAAACAAAGAATTGCTATTGCAAGAGCTTTTCTACGTGATCCTAAGGTACTGATGTTAGATGAGGCAACTGCAAGTTTAGATAGTGAATCTGAAATGATGATTCAAAAAGCATTAAACAAGTTAATGGAAGGCAGAACAACGCTTGTCATTGCCCATCGACTAGCAACCATTGTTGATAGTGATAGGATCTATTTCATTGAAAAAGGAAGAATAACAGGACAGGGTACACATCAAGAACTTGTTGAAAACCACGCTGTTTATGCTCGATATGTTAATGAACAATTCCGGCTAGAAGAATAA
- a CDS encoding DUF421 domain-containing protein, whose translation MPAYNLTFIKLGLGIVCLVIQINLTGRSNIAPSSTLDQVENFVLGGIIGGVIYNDSISILQFVLVLLLWTLLVLIVKFIREHNRFLKNFIDGKPVTLIKDGKINIKECLQYGISANDLMFKLRSNKIFQVEPIKRAILEQNGQLTITKFGEQNVYYPLIVDGQINPDVLEAAGKDINWLNQQIKEKNYKNVKEIYLGEYLSGKLTLYGYNDKED comes from the coding sequence ATGCCAGCATATAATTTAACCTTCATTAAATTAGGATTAGGGATTGTTTGTTTAGTCATTCAAATTAACCTCACGGGAAGAAGCAATATAGCTCCTTCTTCAACACTTGATCAGGTAGAGAACTTTGTTCTTGGTGGTATTATCGGTGGTGTTATTTATAATGATTCTATTTCTATTCTACAATTTGTATTGGTTCTACTGCTTTGGACATTACTAGTTCTAATTGTAAAATTTATTAGAGAACATAATCGTTTTTTGAAAAATTTTATTGATGGTAAGCCAGTTACCTTAATAAAAGATGGAAAGATTAATATAAAAGAATGTCTACAGTATGGCATTTCTGCGAATGATTTAATGTTTAAACTACGAAGCAATAAAATTTTTCAGGTCGAACCTATTAAGCGTGCAATCTTAGAACAAAATGGTCAATTGACGATAACCAAATTTGGAGAGCAAAATGTGTATTATCCTTTAATTGTAGATGGACAAATAAACCCAGATGTCTTAGAAGCAGCGGGAAAAGATATAAATTGGTTAAACCAGCAAATAAAAGAGAAAAATTATAAAAATGTCAAAGAAATTTATTTAGGTGAATATTTGTCAGGTAAACTAACGCTATATGGTTATAATGATAAAGAGGATTAA
- a CDS encoding DUF3290 domain-containing protein — MTFYSIDFLKSQSSWNDYLKYAFIFGLLIILIIVFIFYIKNKLQTKYRDLSLIILLTIIFILGIQYSQYIQNQNQHSGTAQMINVIKQVAENEHKNSQDILVNSTYLTDGVLMKINKQYYKINLSPDSNSYVTQKIYLLNPDITIQR, encoded by the coding sequence ATGACTTTTTATAGTATTGATTTTTTAAAATCGCAATCTAGTTGGAATGATTATTTAAAGTATGCATTTATCTTTGGTTTATTAATTATTTTAATTATTGTCTTTATCTTTTATATAAAAAATAAACTACAAACAAAATATCGAGACTTAAGCTTGATTATTTTGTTAACGATTATATTTATCCTAGGTATTCAGTATTCTCAATATATTCAAAATCAAAACCAACATTCAGGAACTGCTCAAATGATAAATGTTATAAAACAAGTAGCAGAAAACGAACATAAGAATAGCCAAGATATTTTAGTAAATAGTACCTATTTAACTGATGGCGTTCTTATGAAAATCAATAAGCAATATTATAAAATCAATCTAAGTCCAGATAGCAATTCCTATGTAACGCAAAAAATTTATTTATTGAATCCAGATATTACAATACAAAGATAG
- a CDS encoding PTS sugar transporter subunit IIC: MKLMDRFQHLLEKTLVPFSNKLGQNKIMQSISEGMILTLPVTIGASVFSILANFPVKGISDWFQSTGITHSMNAIVNGSTNILAVFIVFAIAYSYGKRSNANGIVSGFLSLGSFFMLAPQSVGKGKQAINAFAMNSLGSEGIIVAIILAIIIAVFYVKLSHVKKLTIKLPDSVPTMVSQSLEPLIIGIIIFSFVLLVRLIFDFSSYGTLFECINQLIAQPLVHIGGSVPAILFIFILSNVLFLFGIHPAAIQAAIMPVIISMMVSSGPAFQAGKQIPHLERLVVYSFVNNDAAGGTLSLLIFGLFVGKSKRYREFFKISLIPNIFNINEPVIFGLPVVLNPIMFLPFILSSFVSGSVAFLAVKIGFITNYNPMIGLGMPWTLPKVIGSVFTIGWQGPIVWFVNFLLLGILYYPFFKILDKQAVEAEKEQG; this comes from the coding sequence ATGAAGCTGATGGATCGCTTTCAACACTTATTAGAAAAAACATTGGTCCCTTTTTCCAATAAATTGGGCCAAAACAAAATCATGCAAAGTATTTCAGAAGGAATGATACTGACATTACCTGTGACAATTGGAGCCTCTGTATTTTCTATATTAGCCAATTTTCCTGTTAAAGGAATCAGTGACTGGTTTCAATCTACCGGAATAACTCATTCAATGAATGCTATTGTAAATGGTTCGACTAACATTTTAGCAGTTTTTATTGTTTTTGCAATTGCCTATTCTTATGGTAAACGAAGTAATGCAAATGGAATTGTTTCGGGTTTTCTAAGTTTAGGTAGCTTTTTTATGTTAGCGCCTCAATCGGTTGGAAAAGGAAAACAAGCAATAAATGCTTTTGCTATGAATTCCTTAGGAAGCGAAGGGATTATTGTAGCTATTATTCTTGCAATTATTATTGCTGTTTTTTATGTCAAGCTCAGTCATGTAAAAAAGCTGACAATTAAATTACCTGATTCGGTGCCAACTATGGTTAGTCAATCTTTAGAACCATTGATTATTGGAATTATTATTTTTAGTTTTGTTTTACTTGTTCGACTAATTTTTGATTTTAGCAGTTATGGCACACTTTTTGAATGTATCAATCAATTAATTGCACAACCTTTAGTACATATCGGCGGTTCTGTACCAGCTATCTTATTTATCTTTATTTTATCAAATGTGCTATTTTTATTTGGTATTCATCCTGCTGCCATACAAGCAGCAATTATGCCTGTCATCATTTCAATGATGGTGAGTAGTGGACCAGCCTTTCAAGCAGGGAAACAAATTCCGCATTTAGAAAGACTAGTTGTTTATAGTTTTGTTAATAATGATGCAGCGGGTGGGACATTAAGTCTTTTGATTTTTGGTTTGTTTGTTGGTAAATCGAAACGTTATCGAGAATTTTTTAAAATTTCTTTAATTCCGAATATTTTTAATATAAATGAACCAGTCATTTTTGGATTACCTGTTGTTTTAAATCCAATTATGTTTCTACCTTTTATTCTTTCCAGTTTTGTATCTGGTAGTGTGGCATTTTTAGCCGTTAAAATTGGCTTTATTACAAATTATAATCCAATGATTGGTCTTGGTATGCCTTGGACATTGCCTAAAGTCATTGGCAGTGTATTTACCATTGGTTGGCAAGGGCCAATTGTTTGGTTCGTTAATTTCTTATTACTAGGTATCTTGTATTATCCATTCTTTAAAATACTAGATAAACAAGCCGTAGAAGCAGAAAAGGAGCAAGGATAA
- a CDS encoding hydroxymethylglutaryl-CoA synthase has protein sequence MKIGIDKISFHVPNYYLDMAELANARDTDPDKFHIGLGQDKMSVIPKTQDIVTLGASAAKKILSDEDKQTIDMVIVGTESGIDFSKSSAVIIHRLLGIQPFARSFEIKHACYGGTAAIQQAYNYIACHPQRKVLVITTDIAKYGLKTAGEPTQGCGAVAMLISADPCLLTFMNDSVFYSEDIYDFWRPVGHHYPLVDGQLSNEVYINSFVKVWKQNLKQNQLQPSDYIALTFHLPYTKMGKKALKAIFPEISENDQERFQHYYEQSTIYSRQTGNLYTGSLYLGLISLLDNSQTLQAGDRIGLFSYGSGAVSEFFSMELVEGYEKYLMTNEHQALLDNRQSLSITDYEKIFEDVLPQDENEYLFNDTTLFAIQKMMGNIRYYKIDD, from the coding sequence ATGAAAATAGGAATTGACAAGATTAGTTTTCATGTACCAAATTATTATTTAGATATGGCAGAATTAGCAAATGCTCGGGATACCGATCCAGATAAATTTCATATTGGACTTGGACAAGATAAGATGTCCGTGATACCAAAAACACAAGATATTGTTACCTTGGGAGCTTCTGCTGCCAAAAAAATTCTTTCAGATGAAGATAAACAGACGATTGATATGGTTATTGTTGGTACTGAATCTGGAATTGATTTTTCAAAATCAAGTGCCGTTATTATTCATCGATTATTAGGCATACAACCCTTTGCTCGTTCTTTTGAAATTAAACATGCTTGTTATGGAGGAACTGCCGCTATACAACAAGCTTACAACTATATAGCATGTCATCCTCAAAGAAAAGTGTTAGTGATTACTACTGATATTGCTAAATATGGACTTAAAACAGCAGGTGAGCCTACACAAGGTTGTGGTGCTGTTGCTATGTTGATTAGTGCTGACCCTTGTTTATTGACTTTTATGAATGACAGTGTTTTTTATTCAGAAGATATCTATGATTTTTGGCGACCTGTTGGTCATCATTATCCTTTGGTGGATGGTCAATTATCTAATGAAGTCTACATTAATTCTTTTGTAAAAGTGTGGAAGCAAAATCTTAAACAAAACCAATTGCAGCCTAGTGACTATATAGCCCTAACTTTCCATTTACCTTATACAAAAATGGGGAAAAAGGCTTTAAAAGCAATTTTCCCAGAAATCAGTGAAAACGATCAAGAACGTTTCCAACATTATTATGAGCAATCGACTATTTATAGTCGACAAACAGGAAATCTTTATACCGGTTCTCTTTATTTGGGCCTTATTTCCCTGCTGGACAATAGTCAAACATTACAGGCTGGTGATCGAATTGGTTTGTTCAGTTATGGTTCTGGAGCAGTTAGTGAATTCTTTTCAATGGAACTAGTAGAAGGTTACGAAAAATATTTAATGACGAATGAGCATCAAGCTTTATTGGATAATCGACAATCGTTATCCATTACAGATTATGAAAAAATATTTGAAGATGTTTTACCGCAAGATGAAAACGAATATCTATTCAATGATACTACCTTATTTGCCATTCAAAAAATGATGGGAAATATTCGATATTACAAAATAGATGACTAA